In Meiothermus ruber DSM 1279, the following proteins share a genomic window:
- a CDS encoding S-adenosylmethionine decarboxylase family protein, protein MSTISGGRWVAEIYGCNLEVLENPKLVELALRDAVFKLGAPPGSVQATVYKFYPQGLSAAVLSPVAAVMMHTWPEDKASAALDLYFYKHDVDPESVLRGLARAFGAQEESAFRFWRGNEHEIKRRAQAAHASDPS, encoded by the coding sequence GTGAGCACGATTTCTGGAGGCCGCTGGGTTGCCGAAATTTATGGCTGCAACCTGGAAGTGCTTGAAAACCCCAAGCTGGTTGAACTGGCCTTGCGCGACGCAGTGTTCAAGCTGGGCGCTCCTCCCGGAAGCGTACAAGCCACGGTCTACAAGTTCTACCCGCAGGGGCTTTCCGCCGCGGTGCTTTCGCCTGTGGCCGCGGTGATGATGCACACCTGGCCCGAGGACAAGGCCTCGGCCGCGCTCGATCTTTACTTCTACAAACACGACGTAGACCCCGAATCGGTGCTGCGCGGGCTGGCCCGGGCCTTCGGTGCCCAGGAGGAATCGGCCTTCCGCTTCTGGCGCGGCAACGAGCACGAGATCAAACGCCGCGCCCAGGCTGCACATGCCAGCGACCCATCTTAA